From Pleurocapsa sp. PCC 7319:
GCCCTTACGGTAAATTTCATCTCTTTCATACTTTGCCCCCCAAAAACTCTTTACTCAGATCCGCTTGGGGAGGTTTATCTAATTTGGCTTCGATAATCCGATCTGGTAAGGCAGGTTTGGGCAGCATCATCGGTTGATCGAGGTTGTTCCGTAAGAAACCCGTAGAAATGGAACGATGATCGTGGAAGTTATGACAACCAGCCGTCCAACAGCCATCAGCTTCAAAGCCTTCGTGGCTAGCGAGTTCTCCTTCAATTACCCCTTGGTGACACGCCATACAAAGATCGGGAGGTAAGTTGACACCACGACCGAACATATGTTCGTGTTCGCGGTGACAGGCGGTACAGGTTAATACGTCTATGTTTTCCCGTAACTCCGCCCACCGAGGATCGCGAAACTTCTTCGCCCCG
This genomic window contains:
- a CDS encoding cytochrome c3 family protein, which codes for MARSFPRGIKPFALLSSKFAIIGAIIILLLWLGSAFALDSKRVFLPGETSNGHLLFEASCKSCHEGFKPVSNETCNRCHEAEMAEDIHGAKKFRDPRWAELRENIDVLTCTACHREHEHMFGRGVNLPPDLCMACHQGVIEGELASHEGFEADGCWTAGCHNFHDHRSISTGFLRNNLDQPMMLPKPALPDRIIEAKLDKPPQADLSKEFLGGKV